The following DNA comes from Priestia koreensis.
GCAGATAAACCACCCGAAGAAGAACCTATGGAACAGCCTGTTTCAACCAAGCAGAGCGTAGATCAAACCGTTGTAACACCTGCTAAACCAACCAAGCAGCCGATTGTGAAACAAAAAGTCGTTGAAAAGAAGATTGTTCAGAAACAAGTCGTAAAGCGCGAGATTAAGTTTGAGGTCAAACCCCAAACGACCGCTTTTGTAGGCGTTCCAGTCGGCAGTAAGCTCATTCTCGTCGGAGGAAATGGAAAGCGCACAGGCGCTACCTTCTTCTCACACCAACTAGCGTTTAAGCTGGCAGACTATCAACTGTCTGTCTCGTACATTGAAAATCCATTTGCCTATGCCTACACGTATGATCGTTATTACGGACAAGATGAAGCACCTGACTATGTGAGTCCTTTTTACACAGAAGTAGAGGGAGCGTTGCCCATGTGGGCACAGAGCCAGTCTTGGAAGTTGAATAACGTCAACATGGTCATTCAGAACCCCTTACGAGAAGAGGTATACGGGGAGGAGCTAACAACCGATAAGTTGTTACGAATCATTATGGCCCAGCGAACCACGTTCACGATTGTGGACATTGGGGATGCGTGGGATCACCCCGTTATTCAACCGCTTTTCGGCATGGCAGACCAGATCGTGCTCATGATTGATTCTGATGTGATTCAGACGCAAATCTTAATGGAGAAGCAGCCATACAAGATGTTATTTGATCACACAGGGTTAAAAGAGCACATTCGAGTGGTCATGAATAAGGCAAGCAGAGAGATGGCTAGTCACGAACTGTTTGAGAGCACCTACGATTACGTAGAGACGATTCCCATGCTCGATCGTGACGAAGTCTTCAAAAGTGAAATGAAACGTCGCCCTCTAAGCGAAAACAAAGTGCTTGATCCGCTGATTGACGAAGCGCTACAGCCGTTCATTGAAGAACTGGTTCCGAAGGAACTACAAAAGACGGCGAAAAAGAAAGCATCGTTTCTCAAATTTCCAAAACTCTCGATTAAAACCAATAGGCAGTGAATAAAAAAGTTGCAAAACGTACTTTTGTGTAGTACACTTAACTTAAAGGTAAAATATGGAAATTAAGAAAAGGGAGTGATTTATGGATACGTTATTTTTACTTGCCTTTTATCTCTGTATGAATATCATCACGGATGTGAAAGAGCTCAAAACCTATAACTATATGCATCTCGGATTCTTTCTTCTTAATCTGTATTTCATCCATTTATTCCAGTTAAGTTACCAATCGTACTTTCTTGTCATTGGAACGGCATTGCTGTTAGGGATCATCCTAGAAGGGGCACGAAAGCTGTCACCAGGGGACACGAAAATGTTTATGGTGGTTAGTGGCTACCTTTTTGTGGGATTTCCTTTCATATCATCACTCTTTATTCCGATAATCTTTGTAGGAACCTACCTCATTTGTTCAGCGCTTATTAGCTTGATCTTATTGGGGCTTGCTTATCTCAAAAAGATAAGAGGGCAGGAGTTCATTGAAATACATATCGGTACCTTTCATCTTGAATGGAAGAAAAGAGTAGGTGGACAGAATACATGGTCGGTTCCTGCAAGTCCAGCAATTCTGTTGGCAACGATTTTATTTATTGCACTGAGTGTGTAAAAAAGGAGAGATTTTGATGAAAAAGCAATTCGTTAGCACCGCATTAGGGGTTATGTTACTCGCAAGCCAAGCACAAGGGATTCATGCAGCGGAGAAGGTAAAATTCAAAGACGTTTCAACCAGCTCATACGCGTATCAAAGCATTACGGATCTCATTGAACGTGAAGTAGTATTCGGTTATCAAGGTGGTTTATTCAAGCCAAACCAAAAGGTCACACGTGGACAATTTGCTTCCATGATTGCAAGAGCGCTGAACCTACCAGCAGGTACAAGTAACTTTAAAGACTTACCAAAGTCAAAAGCGCTTTACAACGATGTCAGTCGTGCGGCACAAGCAGGCATTATTAAAGGGGCAAACGGTTATGTGTACCCAGATAAGCCTGTGACACGAGCAGACGTAGCGGTCATGGTAGAAAGAGCCATGAACATGAAAGGGAACTTCACTGAATCCGTAACAAACGGCTTCTATGATCAAAAGGATATTCCGGCTTATGCGAAAACATCCGTTGAACGTATGTATCGTTACGGAGTGATCAAGGGAGTAAATAATAAGTTTAACCCTATGAACTCCGCAGATCGTGCTGAATCAAGTTCATTCGTGGATCGTGCGCTTCTATTAATGGAAGGAAAGACACCTGTACCTGCAAAACCAACGGCTCCAAAGCCACCAGTGAACAAAGTCGATAAGGATATGACGTTAGCAGAATTAAAGGCCGCTTATCCTCAACACAATCATGTGATTGTAACACGTGTTATGAATCCAGAACAAAAAATTATAGTCGTTGACATGCTGGAAAAGTATTATAACTATCTTAGAGAGCCAGAGATTACTTATTTTAGACCAATTAACGAATATATGAGTCTTTATTACAACGGATATAAAGAAAGCATGTCTAGTTATTATAATTATCCTTTGGAAGAAGTAATTTCCTATAACGGAGTATCATATAAGGATTCAACTTTTATGCCTGATATTTTTAAAAAATCAAATTCAACTTATTATGAATCAATGCCATATCAACCGAAAGAACTAGGTAAATTCATTATCGATATTCACTATCATGACGATGATTTTGTAGTATACGGCCATGAGAACATAAAGTGGGATGTACTAGGGAGAAAGCCAGAACGAATTGATTACGCTTATCCGAAAGGGGATGAGTACATCGTTGACCTCAACAAGTCTCTAAAGTATGCGACAGGTGTTACCGTTGCTAAAGGTGGTCTAGAACTTGCGTATCAAGGAGATAAGATCATCCTTAAAAACGGAAGCACAAGCGCTACAGTCAATGGGAAAGCCATTACGTTGACTAAACCAGTGAAAGTGGATGGTGGCGTAGCTTATGGCCCTATTCGTGAAATTGTCAAATACATTGGGTTAGATTCACGAGAGGTTAACAATCAAAAGCGAATTGAAATTGCAAACTTCCCACTTGAGGAGAAAGCAGGTCTTTGGTTGAAGTAACGCTAGGAGGTACTATATGAAAAAGACAATCATGGAACGGAAGAAAGTGAGAAAGCGAGTTAGTAAGGCTTTCTTCCTGATGATTGTAATATCATTTATCGCAACAATTTTAGTTCCAGATCCTTCACAAGCTTTACAACGTGTAGTGGACTTTGATCACCCTAAAGCAAGTGAATTGTATTCAGATGATAATTTTGGTATCTCTCGGACAGACCACTTATATACGGGTACTGCATTTGCTGTGGTTAGAGGAGAAAAGACAGGAACCCTGGATGATCCAATAGTTTTTAGACAAAAGGGTAATTCTAACATCGGATATACATTCTATAAACCAAGCCAAGTTAAAACTGTGGCTTCAGCCATTAATGGTAATCCTGATTATGTCTATAATATGGTAAAAAAAACAACCCTATTTAAAACAATTCCCCCATCTACTAATGAAATATGGAATTGGACTAGGGATATTGGAAGGGAAGCAGGGGCTACAGTAGATCTGGAAGCCGCGCCAGGTAAGGATGAGAGCGGGCAACCAAAACTACGAGTAGTATTCTATGCTACCAAATATCCGACAGGTGCGATAACAGCACCAAAAACGGTAAAAGTAGGAGAACGATTTTTTATTGAGTTTGATGGACAAGAGTATGATCCTTACGATGAAAAAATTAAATGGGGCATCACAACAGATGGTCCGACAGCGACTATAACCTCAGGTGAGGGTAATGCGAATGGATTTACAAACAAATCAGTTAGTTATGCCTACTCCACACCAGGATTAAAAACCGTCACATACAAACTGACTGATCGTATTAATCGAACAACAGAATACAAGATCAATATTATGGTAGTTGACGCTGGAAAGCCATTACTTGAGATTACCCCACCAGTTGCTACGATCTATGAAGGTGAGACGCAGCCATATCGTGCGTATTATACGGATGAAGATGGCAAGCGTACCGAAGTGACCAAAGCGCCAACGGTAAACTGGACAACGGGTACACCATCCGTCGGAACGATTGGAAACAAAACAGGTGTTGCGACAGGAGTTAAACAAGGTCAAACATCGGTGGTCGTGCAATACAATGGCTTAAAAGCGACGGCCAAGTTAAACGTTTTAGCACCTGATGAGCCACCGCCAACCGAAGAACCACCGCCCGAAGAACCGCCACCTGTA
Coding sequences within:
- a CDS encoding S-layer homology domain-containing protein; translation: MKKQFVSTALGVMLLASQAQGIHAAEKVKFKDVSTSSYAYQSITDLIEREVVFGYQGGLFKPNQKVTRGQFASMIARALNLPAGTSNFKDLPKSKALYNDVSRAAQAGIIKGANGYVYPDKPVTRADVAVMVERAMNMKGNFTESVTNGFYDQKDIPAYAKTSVERMYRYGVIKGVNNKFNPMNSADRAESSSFVDRALLLMEGKTPVPAKPTAPKPPVNKVDKDMTLAELKAAYPQHNHVIVTRVMNPEQKIIVVDMLEKYYNYLREPEITYFRPINEYMSLYYNGYKESMSSYYNYPLEEVISYNGVSYKDSTFMPDIFKKSNSTYYESMPYQPKELGKFIIDIHYHDDDFVVYGHENIKWDVLGRKPERIDYAYPKGDEYIVDLNKSLKYATGVTVAKGGLELAYQGDKIILKNGSTSATVNGKAITLTKPVKVDGGVAYGPIREIVKYIGLDSREVNNQKRIEIANFPLEEKAGLWLK